Genomic segment of Eupeodes corollae chromosome 2, idEupCoro1.1, whole genome shotgun sequence:
taatacaagcattttttactatgggagggggggtctatctccccccgtttaggcggtaggggcaatttaaaaaaatatgtacattaaatgtttttaactcTTCTATACAAATCCttcatcaaactttgtcgccaaagttatcgtactctcccccaCCTATTTTCGTTGTCCTCTTTGACCAACGAAGCTGAGAGATGCATTATGAATGACACAGAATGTATTTTACTACACTACTCCAGAAAGCAAATTATAATGAGTAATATAATTGTCCCCAATAATTTGTAAGAATATATCGataatttttaagtataaatagttgtgaattttgaataataaaatcattCTTGATCATACTTTACACATTGACTTGAGTCATTTATATGGGCACCTTTTGCCACTtctattatatatatgtattacttctaatatatttatataatactaTCAGCGAACTGAGCTTTAAATAGTAGTATAGCGTGCTACGCTACATATATGACCTAGGGAgtacaaataaaacattactcgcGTATTTAGCGAGAAATTcgtattttaagtttgaacatgcatttttgcccataaattttgtaaaattggtccttttcaaagataggcacataagaaaatgattcctagatcacaattctgAAATGTCAGCTCTATAGGTGGTCCGGATcaagaaataatggagttcaaaactGCCCTCTAGGGGAAATGAAGTCCCATATGTTGTCTGACTCTGCCCCTTGTAAACCATGGTATCTAGAGGGTATTTAAGATTTTCACTGTCTGCAAAAATACTTCTTTACATATAAAACCTTTAGAAATACGATAAAGAAATGTTGAATCTCTTACTCGCTTTACAATCTGGaaacaaaacttcaaatgaTGAGTACCAATAATAATAGGAGGTTTTATACAAAGGTTGAAGGTAGACTGCACTAGCGAATGTCGCCTGTATAGTCTGCCCGATCAATATACTAAGGAAAAAGATTAAGGCCAGCGGTTAAAAATTGAACGAGACGGTCAAATTGAAGCTGtagatttttacaaagaatgCGACAGTCAAACGTCAAAAAAGAGGAAGTAAAGTAACTTTTTGAATATCAACCACTGCTGATCATTTTGTTGCTCCCTATtcacgaaaaaattaaattcttcacaAAAAATCCTAACTGTTGACGTTTAAAAAGCACACTGGTTTTTGGTTTCgcctgttaaattatttttttgtcgtAGTAAATTCCAAAGCAATGAAAAAAGAGTTGCTTTGAATTTTAGAACTTTATCGTCGAAAGCTGACTGTGATCTGTTTGATCAGGTATTAAgaaggaattttaattttttcaaatactctACGTctgcattattttttaagacttcTCTTCTCATATCGTGTAAAGTGACTTGCAGATAATGTTACACGGTGCTTGCACTGGACTATTTTTAGGCGACTCATTCTGTATTCTCATAATTTTATCTCCCCTTCAATTTGtagtttaaaagttattaatgattaaaatttaaataagttatcttaaaagaaaacaccaaaaacattgtgcaaaaataatttacttctcAGAATTGTTCTGAATAATCTGCTCTCAGCCTTAACTTAAGACACCAAACTACCTTACTGGCAATTGAGCAACTTTCACTTTCTTTCTTTACCTCATGTGTcaacattttgtatgttttcaaaaaaaaaataattatatacgtAACGTCAAAATTTTGTTCGACGTCGGTTCGTCCACAATTTCCCCTTTGGAGGTTTTGTTTGGCGTTgatctcttctttttttatttttcgctggTTTTCAACTTATCCTTACACACATCAAATCCCAGCTTAAATAGGTAAATTGCAATTCAGCTGCGTGGCACAAGTTTTCGTCTTGTTAATTGAAATGTAATTAACATTCATcggaatattttatttacatcatTAAGCCATAAAGGAAAACCAACCAAAAGCAAAGGTCAAGATGTCCAACCACCACCATGGCCCTGGTCCTCTTCCCAATCGTTGGCTTCACTGTCCACGCAAAAGTGAGAATATTATTGCTGATAAATTTATAGCCTTTAAGACTCCGCTCAGCAATAAATTCAAAGATCAAATGCCCTTGGATTGTATGTTTCCACCAGAAATGATTTTTGGCTACGTAAAGGCATTAAAAGTAAGTACCTACCCATAACCCATTATCATATACCTACTAATGggaaagataatttttgttctCGCTTTCCCTTTTCTTGttgaaattagttaaaattaggATTGTGGATCGATTTGACAAACACTAAACGTTTCTATGATCGTGAAGTAGTCGAATCGAAGGGAGCTACTTATGTGAAACTCCAATGCAGGGGACATGGCGAAACGCCATCAATGGATCAAACTCGTTCCTTCATTGAAATTGtggataattttataaatgaacgACCCTTTGATTTAGTTGCTGTTCATTGCACTCATGGATTTAACAGAACAGGTGAGTAGTGGCAGTAGTAGTAGAACAATCATCCatcgctattttttttttttcaatttaaagtcatAATTAGGGCCTTCAGATTTTCTTCAATTCTGCCGATAGAAATTATTGCGGACCAAAATTGTCGATCATTTCTCAGAGTTATGATACCAGCAATTAGAAAAGAAGTATTAGACTTCATATagttaaaaagtttataaatcgCACTGCTGTGCGCGAAAAATTGAGTAGTAGCTAAAGAGAAACGTCTGAACTCTAGAGTGCTtccgaaaaaaaagtaaaaggatATGCATTCCTATGGTTAAAAGCAGGTATTACGGTTAAGAACCAAAATAATTCCATTTGTCATAACACTATATTCTGTCAGGCAATCTTAagatagtaaaaataaattcaaccaaCCTTGGATCATGATTTCTTTGAACAGACCAAATAATTTAATACTGCCTAAAATAAAAGAGCTGTTAAAATGAGGAAAACATGACCTTCATCTTCTATTTACTTGCACTTTCAATCTATGGCAACTTTCAGCAGTCGGAAGCCACACTTTTTTACAGCTAGTTCCTATTTAATCCCCAGAGTTGTTATTTTATAAGACATTAGTTCAGCCATAAGGGTTtaatattatactttttttttgcaattgtatctcacatcatcatcatctttgtattatctttttattgtttgtttttgtttgcaggCTTCCTTATTGTTTCATATATGGTTGAACGGCTAGATTGTTCAGTTCAGGCAGCCTTATCAGCTTTTGCAGATGCCCGTCCGCCGGGAATCTATAAACAAGATTATATTAATGAGCTCTTCCGAAGATATGACGATGAAAAAGATGCACCCCAAGGACCGGTATTGCCAGATTGGTGTGTAGAATTTGACGATTCCGATGGCAATGGTCCACAAAAGAGACCAATTGAAGATGACGACGATACGACATCCAACACGGAGAATGGCGGAAGTGATAAACcttcaaattcaaagaaaaaaagacgcaaagaaatgtttataaaagATGCACAATTTATGAGTGGTGTGTGTGGTGTTGTTTTGGTATCGGACGAACCACGTTTGGGTCAACTTCAGCGCAAAGTACAAGATATGTGCGGCTGGGAAAATTCTGGATTCCCTGGGGCACAACCTGTATCGATGGATCGAACAAATCTTAATTTTCTCGCAGAAAAGCCATATATGGTGTCCTGGAAGGCCGATGGAACAAGATACATGATGctcatcaacaaacaaaatgaagttTACTTTTTCGATAGGAATCTCTCGTGTTTTCAAGTTGATAATGTTTCATTCCCCCAACGAGAGAATCTTAAGGAATGGGTTTTCGATACGTTATTAGATGGAGTACGTAAACCATTTGTTTCTTCTAGTTTAAACAGTGTTATTTATTTGAGTTAAATTGATCTTTCAGGAAATGGTAATTGATAAAGTCCAAGGTCAAAATATACCACGTTACTTGGTATACGATGTTATCCAATTCCAAGGAAATTCGGTAGCCAAAATGAATTTCCGTGATCGATTGAAGTACATTAAAAATGGACTTATAGGTTGGAAGTAAATATTATAACCATCAAGTTCAGTATTACATGTTACTTTTCAGAACCTAGACATGAAGCTTTTTCAAAAGGAATCATCAATAGACAATTAGAATCATTTAGTGTTCGTAATAAAGAGTTTTGGGATATAACTAAAGCTGCATCACTTTTGGATCCCAAATTCACAAGATGTCTGCCCCACGAACCTGATGGTTTAATTTTCCAGCCAGTTGAAGTGGTGAGTTGATCTTGACCATATTTATGAAAATTCGTTGTTGTAGAAGATTGCAATGAATCTGTTTTGAATCTGTCTCCTATGTTATCTGtgaaattttctttcttattcaATGAATTATTCAACAAATGACTTAATTTTTAGCCATATACAGCTGGTGTTTGTAAGGATATACTCAAGTGGAAACCTCTCAGTTTAAATTCGGtagattttaaacttaaaatagtcAAAGAAAGTAGACCTGGGTAAGTcaaatttataacaatatattaaccAAGACacaaaaatgatatattttgTACATTAGAATGCTTAACACAAAAGTTGGATTACTGTATGCAGGCGGAATGGATAATCAGAGTTACTCAGAAATGAAATACACCAAGGACTTAAAGGATCTCAATGGGAAGATTATAGAATGCACAATCGAAAATGGCCAATGGAAATTTTTAAGGGAACGAACTGACAAAACTCATCCAAACAGTTATACGACAgcaaattgtaattaaaaaaaaattactttttgttttaaaaaactaacttattattatttttgttttacatttcttTATAGCCGTTATGAAAAGTATCAGGAATCCAGTCACAAAAGAAATTCTTCTTAGTTTTATTGAAGAACATAGATACCGTAAAGATAATGAAAGAatgccaccaccaccgccagcAGCACCAGCACCCGATTTTCAACGAGGATTGTACAATCGTGTTTAAAAAGTTAGCTAATTCATTTTAGATCATTAAATCATTtacttaatattaaaacaaagacaagaaaaacaacagacacaacacacaaaaacaaaaaccaagcaAATCAAACATAATTATTAGATGTTATaagattttattgcaaaatgaaaataagaaactAGACTTTGTCATCTCAAAATGCTGCCATTTTTAATCAATTCACTTTCTTCCATTAGCCCCAAATTTAATAGACAAACTAGGGCTGATCCTTGTTCggcgtattttttgtttttctcccAAAATGTACTCGCATATCTCTTTCCATCGAATGAACATATCGCGCGGAATAGTTTGTCAAAACGTTGGATTTCATATTTAGGCACTCCTTTGAAGTTCTTTGAGGCATACGTATGGAGGATACTCTTCGGTAGAGAAGTGTCTattagaaaaacataaaatttgaaatttaaaatggaaatagtacataaatacaaaaccgTATACCTTCAATATAATTTGCACGATAAAAAGCTATATTGTGTTCTAAAATATCTGAAGGATTTGTGTTATCGTCAATTTCGAGTTTGTGCTTTTTTGTTTGAGGAGCATCGACATCTTCCTTGTCGCCAGGGATCGCACCAGGACAGACTTCACGACGACCAAAGTTGCCTTTTTCTTGATATTCCATTGTTTTTTATAGCAATAATCACCAAG
This window contains:
- the LOC129944081 gene encoding mRNA-capping enzyme; translated protein: MSNHHHGPGPLPNRWLHCPRKSENIIADKFIAFKTPLSNKFKDQMPLDCMFPPEMIFGYVKALKLKLGLWIDLTNTKRFYDREVVESKGATYVKLQCRGHGETPSMDQTRSFIEIVDNFINERPFDLVAVHCTHGFNRTGFLIVSYMVERLDCSVQAALSAFADARPPGIYKQDYINELFRRYDDEKDAPQGPVLPDWCVEFDDSDGNGPQKRPIEDDDDTTSNTENGGSDKPSNSKKKRRKEMFIKDAQFMSGVCGVVLVSDEPRLGQLQRKVQDMCGWENSGFPGAQPVSMDRTNLNFLAEKPYMVSWKADGTRYMMLINKQNEVYFFDRNLSCFQVDNVSFPQRENLKEWVFDTLLDGEMVIDKVQGQNIPRYLVYDVIQFQGNSVAKMNFRDRLKYIKNGLIEPRHEAFSKGIINRQLESFSVRNKEFWDITKAASLLDPKFTRCLPHEPDGLIFQPVEVPYTAGVCKDILKWKPLSLNSVDFKLKIVKESRPGMLNTKVGLLYAGGMDNQSYSEMKYTKDLKDLNGKIIECTIENGQWKFLRERTDKTHPNSYTTANSVMKSIRNPVTKEILLSFIEEHRYRKDNERMPPPPPAAPAPDFQRGLYNRV